ATGCTTTTCAGGATATGGCGGCCGACAGGTGTCCTCAGTTCCCTCCAGCATAatgccctccagcacaaccagtgctgatgagctttgaggagtttgtggcacagaacgctagcccctcgccggttagttcatccccaatctattcacccaaagcatgtcatgcctttcaacacagtcatatatcccgtgcatatgtcttttcaacatccagggaacaggtggatctaccgttggcggtggtcttcgcagcactctggagacacggagcccgaccactccgatccacggaggcggaggcggaggtggaggcggtcttggcggtagcgctgccgctggcagtgacgacctgggcttcggcggtcttggcggtgacgacctctgtggtgctcgacgtcctggcgcttaagcctttgggtcacattgtggcggtcttggtggtgatgatacttatatgattgtgatgtttcttattgttgtttgtgagattcttatatgcttggtggtgatgatacttatatgtttatgctttgcgatgcttcttatgatgtgtgatgatgaatttgttgtgtgatgctgcTGGGCCAGCtgttatgtgatgcatatatttgttgtgtgatgctgtatatattcaaatgaattgagctgaaacaaaacagaaaaagaaaaaaaaacacagacagaaactatgccgacggctaggccgtcggcatagagctgTCGTGAGCTCTCAGTGGCTGCCACATGgtaggtctatgccgacggcctagccgtcggcatagtttcaaactaagccgacagctaggccgtcggcatagacccacCCCAGGGGTGACGCCTGCTCGCCACGTGgcacgtctatgccgacggcctagccgtcggcttagtttgaaatTATGCCGACGTCTAtaccgacggcctagccgtcggcttagtttgccACGTGTCGAGCACGCGTTGGTCaacacttgacggcggccgccgttaggcgataacgttgccgacggccagggccgtcggcatagatgtacggacaccgCCGGGATAggtcctatgccgacggccttcctggctacgccgacggatatgttgccgacggccctatgccgacgagggccgtcggcataggcctgtcccgacggccattcagggctatgccgacggccctggccgtcggcatagggtgcgattccggtagtgcAGCCAAAAACCAGGGATCGGACGGGATTTGATTGAAACGGCAAGGAACCTGGTGCTTGGGCTAAGCGCCCTCATTGTAGATGCCCTAAGCAAGCCATACAGTGGCACCTAGTGCTTCATGTTTAATTTAGAGACGCAATTGCGatagttttttttttcttgaaTACGTACGAGTGTGCATACTTTATATTAAAGAAGTGATGGGAAAAAAGTGTCCCTCCACATTGGTTTACACCATGATAACCGGGATGCACTATGAACAACCGAGTGGGTAGGCTTGTTCAGCAAGCATATGATGTTGATTGCAAAGGCCATCTAAAAATTGAGAAACTGGTTCATTTGATGATTCTTATTACCTCCATATCAAAATGTAAGACGTTAGCCTACAAAACATTTTATATTTTGATATGAGTGTAGTATAAATTAATGTTATCACGAGAAAATTAGTTTGAACATGTGCGACAAAACTATTGGGCACAGAAGACAGAGAAAGAAACATAACCTGTATGGTGCCGCAACCGTCCCCAAAATTTGCTGGCGTATACAGGTTGATAATAAGCTTGTCCTCAAACTGCAGCTTACATTGAGGGCACTGGGAACAAAGATTTGATATGATCAAACGATTTAGTAAATAGATCAGTGCTCTTGACATAAAGTACATTGTACTGAAAAAATATTTTATAGTGACAATATACATGGACAAGTTTAGAATCATGCTGGTACGTACCAGCTGAAAAAGTTGAGAATCATGTGGTTGTATGTACCTTGGCGTTCTCGTGCAGCCACTTCTCCAGACAAGATCTGCCGTACACATGTCCACAAGGAATGCAACTGCGTGTTGGGTAGCAGATTAGAGATATACAGGAGATCGATGATTACTTGTTTGTTTTATCAAAGTGTCGCTGGTTCCATAGCTAAAATTACCTACATCTATTCTATTCAGATACGAGAAATACATAGAAACTaattcgtactccctctgtccgaaattACTTGTGGCGCAAACGTAGTAGTATAGCACGTACAAAGATACTCCATTCCtcttaaaataagtgtcttaactttataCTAAGtgtagatggagggagtataagagaAGCCTCACCAGATGCGGTGAAGACCTTCGCAGGTCCAGGGTTCCATACAGACTGAACATGTGTTCCCCGCCGACGGCTTCTCCTCGACGTTGATAACCTCGTGCCACAAAGCCTTTACTGCAGCCTCAAACTCTGCGCTCTGTGCACCTCCCGCCTCGCTGGAGTAATCGACGCCATCATCACcttcctcctcgtggtcgtgggtaGACGGCGACATCTCGGTGTGGTTCGCCGCTGGACTTCCAACGACAGCCCCGGTGCCGGTCTCCACGGTGGCGGTGGGTGGTGGACGCGTCGCCTCGCCGTGCACCGTCTCCGCCTCCACCTCCATGTCCTCCATAACGGGCGCTGGCGGCGAGGACGACATGGAATCCGGGAGCGAGGGTTTCGGGATTGAGCTAGGACGGTAGGAGACTTCCGCGGAAAGAAAAACGACGCCTTATGT
The sequence above is drawn from the Triticum aestivum cultivar Chinese Spring chromosome 7A, IWGSC CS RefSeq v2.1, whole genome shotgun sequence genome and encodes:
- the LOC123147066 gene encoding uncharacterized protein, with product MSSSPPAPVMEDMEVEAETVHGEATRPPPTATVETGTGAVVGSPAANHTEMSPSTHDHEEEGDDGVDYSSEAGGAQSAEFEAAVKALWHEVINVEEKPSAGNTCSVCMEPWTCEGLHRICCIPCGHVYGRSCLEKWLHENAKCPQCKLQFEDKLIINLYTPANFGDGCGTIQEVKVYVSKAMAEVAAYYDRRLESEIARLEAEQRLFNQATRQQLESTNSYVEQMHAQIKALQAGLLVKGQLSCQAVAAASEASRVVEGRGTGLAEPGDADHQSE